The following proteins come from a genomic window of Candidatus Sericytochromatia bacterium:
- a CDS encoding AMP-binding protein: MPDLSAITSFTGIPSVTDNLYHRTMIASGVNPDKIAIWERPMGAPDDLAVSFSNLRASANRLAHWLRRRGVGTGDRVLVWVPMSTPLYAVMLGVAQIGAVCVFIDPAAGHPAVERACAHAAPAAVVGVHAARWFALLSPAVRAIPHRLWLSTRAPLLPREAADSAVAEVLPETAVACVYTTGSTGEPKAVQRSHGYVWAQLAALNLHPSKHPDAVDMPSWPMLLFDGLCHGRTSVIPAFPAGKLARAKPALLLAQMARHGVTLWVGPPALAEGLCAAAEAASRPLPFRHAFVGGALVTPALLKRMQGLMPEGEAFGVYGSTEADPVTIVSAREIPEGPPNAGVCIGHLHPDLDLRLVTPLNREALWAELVEVPAGQVGEMMVSGAHVNTDPSQVQGAWRRHKVQGPDGRIWHRMGDLAGQGANGMLYLQGRLAHRVERSCGPIDGIPVTLAALALPQVQAAAVLPRGGTAWLVVQPREEADLHEAMARLEEAVAPFGPIEIVFHPDLPRDVRHHSRVDLEALREDLPDHPPVLPAKGPPPPWPKAFHAYFQERFPLAKTLLGVAVMVAADGFATLALIQEPLSWQLAPRFALVLALFTAVFFHLRVFDEHKDWLIDRVAFPERVLSRGWVSLRQLRMAAWGAIALELALAAWAGPVLLVWTLVLIAYTWLMLREFYVGDWLRRHLVLYGVSHMAIISLMSLTAYAAILDALPSAAVAALAAQAGPDGTLGGLLPPVAQKVWHPSLMLFAGMNFCLIYSLEVARKVRVPSQERPQVDTYSRRLGIPGALALVIGMQGLALGLLALAAPALHVGSLAILSGAAAIGLVTLAFVRFARRPSAEQAKKLEAVATLTLLTLNGVLLASWGMGR, from the coding sequence ATGCCCGACCTGTCCGCCATTACGTCGTTTACGGGGATACCCTCCGTCACTGACAACCTCTACCACCGCACCATGATCGCCTCGGGCGTCAATCCCGACAAAATTGCGATCTGGGAGCGGCCGATGGGCGCCCCAGACGACCTCGCGGTCTCGTTCAGTAACTTGCGCGCCTCGGCCAATCGGCTGGCACACTGGTTGCGTCGGCGCGGCGTCGGAACCGGCGATCGCGTGCTGGTCTGGGTTCCGATGTCCACGCCACTGTATGCGGTCATGCTGGGCGTCGCGCAGATCGGCGCCGTGTGTGTGTTCATCGACCCGGCCGCTGGACATCCAGCCGTCGAGCGGGCCTGCGCGCACGCCGCTCCCGCTGCGGTCGTGGGGGTTCACGCCGCGCGCTGGTTCGCCCTGCTTTCTCCCGCCGTTCGGGCGATTCCGCATCGCTTGTGGCTGAGCACACGTGCCCCCCTGCTGCCGCGTGAGGCCGCGGACTCCGCCGTGGCCGAGGTCCTGCCCGAGACCGCGGTGGCCTGTGTGTACACCACGGGCAGCACGGGGGAGCCCAAGGCGGTGCAGCGCTCGCACGGCTACGTTTGGGCCCAACTGGCAGCCTTGAATCTCCACCCGTCGAAGCATCCTGACGCGGTGGACATGCCCAGCTGGCCCATGTTGCTGTTCGATGGCTTGTGCCACGGTCGAACCAGCGTGATTCCCGCCTTTCCCGCTGGAAAGCTGGCACGGGCCAAGCCTGCTCTGCTCCTGGCGCAGATGGCCCGTCATGGCGTGACCCTCTGGGTCGGCCCTCCGGCCCTCGCTGAGGGGCTTTGCGCGGCGGCGGAAGCGGCGTCTCGACCTCTTCCGTTTCGACACGCGTTCGTCGGGGGCGCGCTCGTGACCCCTGCGCTGTTGAAGCGGATGCAAGGCCTGATGCCGGAAGGGGAGGCGTTTGGCGTCTACGGTTCAACCGAGGCGGATCCGGTGACGATCGTCTCGGCGCGCGAAATTCCGGAGGGACCGCCAAACGCGGGCGTGTGCATCGGCCACCTCCATCCGGACCTGGACCTGAGACTGGTGACCCCCTTGAACCGTGAGGCCTTGTGGGCGGAACTGGTCGAAGTGCCAGCCGGCCAGGTGGGCGAGATGATGGTCTCGGGGGCGCACGTCAACACCGACCCTTCGCAGGTTCAGGGCGCCTGGCGGCGTCACAAGGTTCAAGGCCCTGATGGTCGAATCTGGCACCGGATGGGGGACCTGGCGGGGCAAGGGGCCAACGGAATGCTCTATTTGCAGGGTCGCCTGGCGCATCGGGTCGAGCGGTCGTGTGGTCCGATCGACGGCATTCCGGTGACGCTGGCGGCTCTGGCGTTGCCGCAGGTCCAGGCCGCTGCCGTGCTGCCGCGGGGTGGAACGGCCTGGTTGGTGGTGCAACCTCGGGAGGAGGCCGATTTGCACGAGGCGATGGCCCGCCTGGAGGAAGCCGTGGCGCCCTTCGGACCGATCGAAATTGTCTTCCACCCCGACCTGCCACGCGATGTGCGACATCATTCGCGAGTGGACCTCGAGGCCTTGCGGGAAGACCTCCCGGACCATCCACCGGTGCTTCCCGCGAAGGGCCCGCCACCCCCGTGGCCCAAGGCCTTCCACGCTTACTTTCAGGAACGATTTCCGCTGGCCAAGACCCTGCTTGGTGTGGCGGTGATGGTGGCCGCTGATGGTTTCGCCACGCTCGCGCTGATCCAGGAACCGCTGTCGTGGCAACTGGCACCACGCTTCGCCCTGGTGCTGGCCCTGTTCACGGCCGTGTTCTTCCACCTGCGGGTCTTCGATGAGCACAAGGACTGGTTGATCGACCGGGTGGCCTTTCCAGAACGGGTGCTCTCGCGCGGCTGGGTTTCCCTTCGCCAGTTGCGAATGGCGGCCTGGGGGGCGATCGCCCTCGAGTTGGCTTTGGCCGCCTGGGCAGGCCCGGTGCTGCTGGTTTGGACCCTGGTGTTGATTGCTTACACCTGGCTGATGCTGCGCGAATTCTACGTGGGCGACTGGCTGCGGCGCCATCTTGTGCTCTATGGCGTGAGCCACATGGCCATCATCTCCCTGATGTCACTGACGGCCTATGCCGCGATCCTCGATGCCCTGCCCAGCGCGGCGGTGGCGGCTTTGGCCGCGCAAGCTGGGCCGGATGGGACGCTGGGCGGGCTCCTGCCTCCCGTCGCGCAGAAAGTCTGGCATCCGAGTCTCATGCTGTTTGCCGGCATGAATTTTTGTTTGATCTACTCGCTCGAAGTCGCGCGCAAGGTTCGCGTACCGAGCCAGGAGCGTCCTCAGGTTGACACCTACTCCAGACGACTGGGCATCCCGGGGGCCTTGGCACTGGTGATCGGCATGCAGGGTCTGGCCCTCGGCCTGCTGGCCCTGGCCGCACCCGCCTTGCATGTCGGATCGCTGGCGATTCTATCGGGCGCTGCGGCGATTGGTCTGGTCACGCTTGCCTTCGTGCGATTTGCGCGGCGGCCATCGGCTGAGCAGGCCAAGAAACTTGAAGCGGTTGCCACGCTCACCTTGCTGACATTGAATGGGGTGTTGCTGGCCAGTTGGGGGATGGGCCGTTGA